A window of Rhododendron vialii isolate Sample 1 chromosome 11a, ASM3025357v1 contains these coding sequences:
- the LOC131306547 gene encoding 3-ketoacyl-CoA synthase 17-like, giving the protein MKPPSDIQTQLLQLSFLSLLSITFLLHTTLSYTHRHLLTHPLSLSSALCALLYLLHRRLSRPRPVLLLNYSCHKPPPHRKCTYKVCESFLRQSSHLTPESMEFMRNIYLKSGLGDQTYAPPFIFTSDQVPTLEYAVQEAQEGMFSAVDSLLRKTRIEPGLIDHVIVTSGSFSPSPSLSSHVVNRYGLRPDVKSYNLSGMGCSSGIIAIDLASRVLKSARKVQYALVIITESISLNWYFGENRSMLVTNCIFRVGCAAALLTNDPSQHRDAKMELVDSVRTHHGANDGAYRAAFQEEDGKGNTGVSLTKDLIRVAGLNLREHIKILAPRVLPLSQLGYYVFSVITAAVAGGGGSKPAVVPDFTAAFEHMCVHTGGKAVIEQVGRVLGLGDEVTEPARMSLHRFGNTSASLVFYELGYFEAKGRVKRGDRMWMIAFGTGFKVGSLVWRWLCDSTQESDNPWNDCIDEYPVKDW; this is encoded by the coding sequence ATGAAACCACCGTCAGACATCCAAACCCAACTCCTCCAACTCTCCTTCCTCTCCCTCTTATCCATCACCTTCCTCCTCCACACCACCTTATCCTACACCCACCGCCACCTCCTCACCCACCCCCTCTCCCTGTCCTCCGCCCTCTGCGCCCTCCTCTACCTCCTTCACCGCCGCCTCTCCCGCCCCCGCCCAGTCCTCCTCCTCAACTACTCCTGCCACAAGCCCCCGCCGCACCGCAAGTGCACCTACAAGGTCTGCGAGTCCTTCTTGCGCCAGAGCTCGCACCTCACCCCCGAGAGCATGGAGTTCATGCGCAACATCTACCTCAAGTCCGGCCTGGGCGACCAAACCTACGCGCCACCTTTCATCTTCACCTCCGACCAGGTCCCCACTCTGGAGTACGCCGTCCAGGAGGCCCAGGAGGGCATGTTCTCCGCCGTGGACTCGCTCCTCCGCAAGACCCGAATCGAGCCCGGCCTCATCGACCACGTGATCGTCACGTCCGGCAGcttctccccctccccctctctctcgtcCCACGTCGTGAACCGTTACGGACTCCGACCGGACGTGAAGAGTTACAACCTGAGCGGAATGGGGTGCAGCTCGGGGATCATCGCCATCGATTTGGCGTCGAGGGTCTTGAAGTCTGCGCGAAAGGTCCAGTATGCCCTCGTGATCATAACCGAGAGCATAAGCTTGAACTGGTATTTTGGGGAGAACCGTTCCATGCTGGTGACCAACTGTATCTTCCGTGTCGGGTGCGCCGCGGCGCTCCTCACCAACGACCCGAGCCAGCACCGGGACGCGAAGATGGAGCTCGTCGACTCGGTCCGGACCCACCACGGAGCCAACGACGGGGCCTACCGCGCCGCGTTCCAGGAGGAGGACGGGAAGGGCAACACGGGAGTCTCGCTCACCAAGGACCTGATACGCGTCGCGGGATTGAACCTGCGCGAGCACATAAAGATCCTGGCGCCCCGGGTCCTGCCGCTGAGCCAACTCGGTTACTACGTTTTCTCGGTTATTACGGCAGCGGTGGCAGGAGGAGGGGGGTCGAAGCCGGCGGTGGTGCCGGACTTCACGGCGGCGTTCGAGCACATGTGCGTGCACACGGGCGGGAAGGCCGTGATCGAGCAGGTGGGGCGGGTCCTCGGGCTCGGCGACGAGGTGACCGAGCCGGCGCGGATGAGCCTGCACCGGTTCGGGAACACGTCGGCGAGCCTGGTGTTTTACGAGCTGGGTTACTTCGAAGCCAAGGGGAGGGTGAAGAGAGGGGACAGGATGTGGATGATTGCGTTCGG
- the LOC131306548 gene encoding protein PIGMENT DEFECTIVE 338, chloroplastic gives MPLILHPCNSLSLLTSPPPLSTSTVTHNTSINGSLIGSLKQPGSRTSVSVTVFPRTLYFPWNSSIWRRTHVLFCSKDDDFERCTSNHLEEQLENETIQDVEELGLLGKPTPKPNTNGSVTEVETKPPKPDEEEVLKPFLKFFKPRDDSEERNEESWRKEGTNKKVRVEYYDPKPGDFAVGVVVSGNENRLDVNVGADLLGTMLTKEVLPLYEKEMGYLLCDMEKDAEEFMVRGKMGIVRYDEAVSRDPVPGRPVVEPGTVLFTEVLGRTLSGRPLLSTRRFFRRIAWHRVRQIKQLNEPIEVTITEWNTGGILTRIEGLRAFLPKTELMGRVNNFTDLKENVGRRLYVQITRIDEANNDLILSERAAWEMLHLREGTLLEGTVKKIFPYGAQIRIGETNRSGLLHISNITRGQITSVSDLLTVDERIKVLVVKSMSQDRISFSIADLEREPGLFISNKEKVFSEAEEMARKYRRKLPSVSAVRKLEPVSTDNLPFNNEGYLYANWEWFKFE, from the exons ATGCCACTCATCCTCCATCCctgtaactctctctctctcctcacctcACCCCCACCGCTCTCCACCTCCACTGTCACCCACAACACCTCAATAAACGGGTCTTTGATCGGGTCGCTAAAACAGCCAGGTTCAAGAACCTCAGTTTCCGTTACTGTATTTCCAAGAACCCTATATTTTCCTTGGAATTCTTCAATTTGGAGAAGAACCCATGTCCTCTTTTGCTCAAAAGATGATGACTTTGAAAGATGTACGAGTAACCATTTGGAAGAACAGCTTGAAAATGAGACAATTCAAGATGTTGAAGAGCTTGGGTTGCTGGGCAAACCAACTCCTAAACCAAATACTAATGGGTCTGTCACAGAAGTTGAGACAAAGCCACCGAAACCCGATGAGGAAGAGGTGTTGAAACCCTTTTTGAAGTTCTTTAAGCCTAGAGATGATTcagaagagagaaatgaggagaGTTGGAGAAAGGAAGGGACTAATAAGAAGGTGCGTGTAGAGTATTATGACCCGAAACCAGGTGATTTCGCTGTTGGAGTCGTGGTTTCAGGGAATGAGAACAGGCTTGATGTAAATGTGGGTGCAGATTTGTTGGGCACAATGTTGACAAAGGAAGTGCTCCCTTTGTATGAAAAGGAGATGGGTTATTTGCTGTGTGACATGGAGAAGGACGCGGAGGAGTTTATGGTTAGAGGGAAGATGGGAATTGTGAGGTATGATGAGGCGGTGAGCAGAGACCCGGTGCCAGGGAGGCCTGTTGTGGAGCCTGGGACTGTATTATTCACTGAGGTTCTTGGAAGAACGCTAAGTGGACGGCCGTTGCTGTCAACTAGACGATTTTTCAGGCGGATTGCTTGGCATCGAGTGAGGCAG ATTAAGCAGCTAAATGAACCCATTGAGGTTACGATTACAGAGTGGAACACTGGTGGCATCCTTACTAGGATAGAG GGTTTGCGAGCTTTTCTTCCTAAAACTGAGTTGATGGGTCGAGTTAACAACTTCACTGATTTGAAAGAGAAC GTTGGACGCAGATTATATGTGCAGATTACTAGAATAGATGAAGCTAATAATGACTTAATACTCAGTGAAAGGGCTGCTTGG GAAATGTTACACCTCCGGGAGGGAACACTTCTGGAAGGAACAGTAAAGAAAATTTTTCCTTATGGTGCGCAAATAAGGATAGGTGAAACCAACAGAAG TGGGTTGCTGCATATCTCAAACATCACTAGAGGCCAAATTACTTCTGTCAGTGACTTGCTTACAGTTGATGAGAGGATCAAAGTCTTGGTAGTGAAATCCATGTCTCAAGACAGAATATCTTTCAG TATTGCTGATCTTGAAAGGGAGCCTGGTCTTTTTATATCAAACAAAGAG AAAGTATTTTCCGAAGCTGAAGAGATGGCAAGGAAGTATAGGCGAAAACTACCATCCGTTTCAGCAGTTCGTAAGTTAGAACCTGTCTCAACCGATAACTTGCCTTTTAACAACGAAGGATATTTATATGCCAATTgggaatggttcaaatttgaaTAA